The region GTTATCCAAGCGGACCGAAAATCTTTGATGAAATGTAAATTAATACTTTTGCCGATTGTAGGGCTGGCATCGGCTATTGCATTGGTTGCCTGCCAGGGCAATCGTGCGGCACAATCAAATGAAGGGCGAACCGATGGAGAGATCGCCTTTCGCAGTTCCTGTCAGACATGTCATTCACTTCCTAATCCTGCCAAGTGGACAGATGACCAGTGGCCGACACTTGTACAGCGCTATGGAGAACTTGCGCATTTATCAGAGCAAAAAATCGACGCCA is a window of Candidatus Zixiibacteriota bacterium DNA encoding:
- a CDS encoding cytochrome c — translated: MKCKLILLPIVGLASAIALVACQGNRAAQSNEGRTDGEIAFRSSCQTCHSLPNPAKWTDDQWPTLVQRYGELAHLSEQKIDAITAYLTAVN